The sequence below is a genomic window from Sulfurihydrogenibium subterraneum DSM 15120.
TTTTATCAAGCATTTTTATCTCCTAAGGGTAAAGTTGTTCGCCTGTGTCAGGGTCATATATGAATATTGCTTTTACAGGACAGGCTTCTGCTGCCCTAAACATATCTTCTGATTCATCATCTGATAACTCTAAAACAACTTCCTGTCTTTTCTTTTCTGCTACTTCTTGAAATAGCTTTTCTTTATCTTTACCAGGCTCTAATATTACAGCTTTATGTCTTTTATCTAAAACCAAATATTTAGGAGCTTCAGGAACACATACGCCAATACCTTCACATAGAGTTCTATCTACAACTACTTTTAGCTTTACCATCGTAAACCTCCGTTAATATGAGTATCTTTGTTCTTTCCAAGGCTCTCCTAATATATGATAACCTCTCATTTCCCAAAAGCCAGGTCTATCTTCTGGCATAAATTCAATACCAGATACAAACTTTGCACTTTTCCAAGAGTAAAGTTTTGGGACAATAAGTCTTAAAGGATAACCATTATCTGGTGGTATAGGTTTTCCAAAAAGTTTATAGGCAAAAATTACATCTTCATCAAAAAAGTACTCTATGGGAACGTTAGTTGTATATCCATCTAAAGAATGTATCATAACTGATTTAGCAGTTGGTTTTATATTAATTATCTTTTTTAATTCATCTACATGAAATCCTTGCCATACAACGTCTTTACAGCTCCATCTTGTTACGCAGTGAAAGTCAGCAACAAGTTCAACAGGCTCTAAATCCAGTATATCTTCCCATGTTAAAACAACAGGTTTTTCAACCTCTCCAAATATTTTAAGCCTATATTCAGATAAATTCAGCTCAGGAGGGTCTGATATACCTAAAATAATAAGCTTATCAGTCCAATGTTGACCTGGTGGAAGTCTATCAGGTCTAAAATTTATAGGGCTAATTATTCTTCTCAAGCCTATCTCCTTTTGCACATTTTGGACATATACCTTCTATATCTATGTTTACATCTACTACTTTAAAACCTTTTTTTGAAAGCCTTTTTAAATCCATATTAATCTGTATTATATCAAGGTCAATATCGTATATGGCATCACACTTTACACATTTAAAGTGGTAGTGTCTGTCAGTCCTTGCATCAAACCTGCTTTGTTTTCCGTCGTTTATTTCAATAATAAAGCCTTCTTCTTTTAATATTTTTAAGTTTCTGTAAACAGTACCTAAGCTGATGTTTGAAATGTAAAACCTTGCCCTTTCATAAATCCAGTCTGCAGTTGGATGTATATTTGTACTTTTAACTATCTCATATATAATTTTTCTTTGGTTAGTGTTTCTTCTTTGCACCACTTTACCTCATACAAAAATTCCAAGTACAATAATATTATAATTTATTAACAGATTTTAAATGATTTTAAACATACGGAGAGTTAATGAGGATTAAATCTATTTTTTTTATACTAATGTTGTTCTTAGGAGATGCCTATTGTAGTGATGATATTATAATCTCAAACTATCAGCTTCCTAAAAACAACGCTTTAGAGGTTTACGAAAAAACAAAGGATTTAGAGCTATTAAAAACTTTATTCCAACAAACAGATGATTTTGAAAGTGTAGAGATAAAAGATAACAAACTAGTTTTAAAAAGAAAACCAATACTTAAAGCTTTAAATATATCAGGAAACAAAAGCTTTTGGAAATCAGAAATAAAAGCAATTACCGGCTTGAATGAAAACTACACTTTTGACTCATCTTTACTTCAAAGTATACCTCTCAGAATAAGACAATTTTACGCTGATAAGGGTTTTCTCTTTGCTACCGTAGATATAACATCTAATTACACTCCAGAAGGCTATGCAACCATAAACTTAAAAATAAACGAAGGTAAAAAAACAAAACTAAACGATATAATTTTTCTTTCAGACCAAAATATTTCCGAGCTTGACAAAATAACTTTTTTAAAAGTTCTTAAGTTAAAAAATGGAGATTACCTTTACTTTGACGAGATAGAAAAAAAGATAGACAATCTAATGACATTTATTAGAAAAAGTGGTTATTACGATGCTTTTATTAACCTTCAAGATATAGAACAAGTAAATGAAAATTATGCAAACCTTTATATAGCTATAAATTTTGGAACAAAGTACAATGTTAACTTTATAGGAAATAAAACTTTCAATGAAAATGAATTAAGAAAGCTTCTGACCCTTGAAGAGAACGGCTTTAACTACTATCAGTTAAATCAATCTAAAGAAAGGATTATTGATTTTTATAAAGGTAATGGATTTTTAGATGTAAACGTGTCTTACGAAGTATCAGAGTCAGAAGACCTTTATAAAGGTCTTTATTCGTTGTTTTCTATAATAAACATAAACATAGAAGAAGGAAAAAGGTATAAAGTTGATAAATTAGAAATAAAAACAGATACTCCAGAGATTAAAGATAACATTAGCAAAATAGTAAGCGATTACTATAACAAGAAAGAATTAAAAGATTTTTTAGAAAAAATAGAACAGAAATTCTACTCAGAAGGTTATCTTTCTGTAAACTACTCTTTAAAAGAGACTATTAAAGATAAAGGTTTAGTTGATATTGAAATATCCTTTTTCAAAGGAAAAAAATACTTACTTACAAAAATAAATCAAGAAAATTACAAAACAAAAATAGATGGTAAACTACCTAAGGTTTACAATCCAAGTGAGATAGTAGAGATCCAAAAAACATTAAAAAAGAGTCTTCAAGAAGATGGATTTTTAGATGGTGATGTGTTATTAAACATTACAACTCAAGAAAAAGAAGATAAAGTAGAAGTAATTGCTAACTTTATATACGAAAAAGGTTCTATTTATAAAAATGGAATAACGTTTATATACGGCAGTAATCACTTAAATACAGAAGTAGTAAAGTGGCAGTTAAGAGTAAAAGATACCTTTGATCCTAAGGTATTAGATATGGCAATAACAAGACTATACGATTCCAGACTATTTGATTATGTAAATCCTGTATTTTTAAAAAACGAAGAAGAAAAAGTTTTAGATAAAGCTATAATTCTCCACGATGACAAAAGGGGATTACTCCAAGGTAGTGTAGGTTATAGTACAGACCAGCAGTTTAAAGTATCTACAGCATTAATTCTTAAAAATCTTTTTAAATATGGACTTGAAAGCTCAATCTATTTGGAAAGGTCAAACTTCCAAACAAACTATAGACTAAGTTTTGGCAGTAGACTTCTTCCATATAGTTTGACTTCTTTTGTATCTGTATATAAAAACACACAGTATAGAAGATACTTTGACCTTTCTTCACAAGGATTTGATTTTTTTGTAGAAAAGTTTCACAACAAGTTTGTAAAATCAAGGATAACCTTTGAAAGTAAAGACAGTTCTTTAGATAAACTAACCTTACCAAGCCCTGTAAAAAGTTATTCTCAATTTAAAATATCCTTATCTTTGACTGACGACCATAGAAACTCTAAAATAGACCCTAAAAAAGGTTATCTGTTTATATCTAAAATTTCTCAATCTTTTAAAGATGTAAACTACTTTTCCGGAGAGCTTTCTCTAAGGTTTTATCAGGAATTTTTAAATTATGTGGTTTTCTCTCCAAGATTTTCAACGGGATATATATTTAAAAACAACAACTACTTACCAGCATCAGAAAGATACTTTTTAGGTGGTATATCATCTTTAAGAGGTTTTGGTATAGATGAGGTTGCAGGGGAAAAAGGGATTGGAGGAAACAGCTATATACTTATAAACAACGATTTAAGATTTTTAGTTTATCCAAAGTATAATATTTATTTACTTACATTCTATGATTTAGGAAATGTTTATACAGATTTTAAAGAGTATAAAAGTCATAAATTTAGAGAAACAGCTGGAATAGGAATCTATGTCCCTACTCCTGCAGGTTCACTTATTTTAGACTATGCAAAAAAGTTAGACAGAAAAGTGGGAGAAAGTGGATACAGAATAGAGCTTAGTATAGGACTTGATTTTTAAGGACACCTTGAAAACATAACAAAATCTAACAAACTGTTTCCAAAGGTGTCCTTCGCCTATCTTTCGATAGGGAAATACTATCGGCTATGTCTTTTAAAACACTCGCCGAATACTTGTTAAATAAATTCACTTTTATTGGTCTTGATAATTTGTCTAACCAGTTTGGCAGTTTTAAAAACTGCTCTCTTATCTTTCTACCTATTCCTTTAATAGCTACGTTTAACGCTCCATTTAAGTCTGCATTGTAGACTTTGTTAGTAATATGGTCTTTGAAAAGACCTCTTTTTACTCTTTTTCCATTAAATTCTTTTGCTTTTAAATCTCCAGTTATACTTGATGTTTTTGACGTGTAGCTTTCATCTTCTGTTATTATTAAGTCTATCCCTGCTATCTGGCATTTGTATTTAAGCATCTGTATAAATTTCCCAAATGGAATAGCTCTAAAGGTTTGATTAAATCTTTTTCCTTTATCACTTTCTTTCTGATATTCTTCCATTAATCCTTTTGATATTACTATTGTTCCTATGTTTTCTTTTAATGCTAATGAGACTAATAGGTTTGATACACTTGCAAAAAATTGGCTTATTCTTTTATCTCTATAATTCCACAGTAATTTGTGCTCTTTTTCTTTGTTTTCTGATTGTAGTTTTGCAGATAGTTTATTTACCCATTGATTAAATGCTTTTAATGGTTCTCCGTTTATTATAAAACTTCTTACGTTTTCTTTGTTTGATATTGTAGATATAAAGTTGTTAATTCCTATGTCTATTGATAGAAAATTATCTTTATTGAGTTTTAGTTTTTCTAATGGTTGCTGATATGTTAAAAACACATCTATAAACCCTTCTTTTCTCCAGATTATTTTTAAATGGTTTGTATTTATTCCTTCAGGAACTTTTATCTTTATCGATCCAAATGATTTTCCTATTCTGACTACTATATGGTTTGATTTTCCTCTTTTTAGATTTCTTTTATCTATAATCATATTTGGATTTGTTTCTATTGTGTAAAAGTGTAGTTTAGATAATTTTCTTGGAAGTGGTAGGTTTGCTTTTTCTTCTGTTTTCCATTTGGCAATTATAGATTTACACTCTCTAACAATTACGTTTATAAGCATTTTTGCTGTATCAGAGCCTATTTTGTTTTGCCACAGGTCTATTAATTGCTTTTGCATATCTTTTATTTTTTGATTTTCAAATGGTAGTTTTTCTTTTCCTTTTATGTATTTTTCTAAAAAGTTTACAGATAAAAAAGGTGTTATGTTTTTTGTGTGTTTAAAATACTCGTATGCAGTGATATAGATTAGGTTTTTAAAATGCTGGAATGTTTTAGATGCTTTTGATAGTTTATTGACTGCTGATTTTTTGCTTATTTGAATGTTTAAAGTTAATGTTATTGTGTCCATTCTTTAGGAACTTAATTGAATAATATTTTTTATTATCCTATAATGAATTATAAGAATTTTTATTAATAGAGTCAAGGAGGCAAAATATAGTGTTTGGTATAGGGTTTCAAGAGCTTTTATTGATAATGATTGTAGCTTTAATAGTTTTAGGTCCTCAAAGACTTCCAGAGGTAGCAAGAGCCTTAGGTAAATTCTATAGAGAAATTAAATCTTCTGTTGATGAAGTAAAGTCTTCTGTAGTAAATGACCTGTCTTCTGTTAAAAATATAGAAAAAGAGATAAAAGTAGAAGATTATAAACCTGTGAAAAATGAAGAAACTTTAAAAACTTCTTTTGATGAAGAGTTTGAAAAAGAGATAAAAAAATCTGAAAATAAAAAAGAAGTAGAAAGAGAAAAAATAAGCTTTAAAAAAGAATCAAAAGAGGTATAAGATGGAAAACCAGCAACTTCCAGAAGCTCCAATAACAGAACATCTTGCAGAGTTAAGAACAAGACTCATAAGAATAGTCCTTGCTTTAATAATAGGAACTGTTGTAGCCTTCACTAAAGCAAATTATTTATTTGAATTATTAAAACAGCCTCTTTTAAAAGTTAACCCTAACCTAAAACTATACTTCCTATCACCTACAGAGCCTTTTTTTACAGCATTTAAAATATCATTTTTAGCAGGGTTTATAATAGTTTCTCCTTTTGTTTTCTATCAAGTTTGGAAGTTTATTGAACCTGCTTTATACGAACATGAAAAAAAATTAGCATTACCATTTGTATTTTTCACTACATTGTTTTTTGCTATTGGATGTTTGTTTTCATTTTACCTTGTTCTACCTGTAGCAATTGGATTTTTTATTAACTTTGGTAATATCCAACTTGGAGCTGAGGCTATTTTTTCCGTAAAAGAGTATATCTCTTTTATTTTAAGAATGATTTTAGCTTTTGGGTTAACATTTGAACTTCCAGTAATATTATCATTACTTGCAAGGCTTGGTTTAATAACGCCAGAGTTTTTACAAAAATCAAGACCTTACTTTATCGTTCTGGCTTTTATAGTTGCAGCTATATTAACCCCAACTCCGGACGTATTTAGCCAATTAATGCTTGCTATACCATTGATTTTATTCTATGAGATTTCCATAATTATGGCAAAGATACTTTATCCAAAAAGTACAAAGTACAAGGAGCTACAAAATGAATAACTACATCATAAATGAGCTTAAAAAAGAAGAGTCTTGGAGACTTTTTAAAATTATCGGAGACTTTATAGATGGCTTTGAAGTAATGCCAGATTACCAGCCAAGTGTAACTGTATTTGGGTCTTCGAGGGTAAAAGAGGGAAATAATTATTATGACTCTGCAAGACAACTTGGATTTAAACTTGCAAAGAAAGGATTTACAATAGTCACAGGAGGGGGTCCAGGAATAATGGAAGCTGCCAACAGGGGAGCTTTTGAAGCAGGAGGAAACTCTATAGGACTTAACATAAAACTACCAAAAGAACAAAAACCTAATCCATATTTAACATTAACATTAAACTTTAACTACTTCTTTGCAAGAAAAGTTATGCTTGTCAAGTATGCTACTGCTTTTGTACTCTTTCCAGGTGGATATGGAACCTTAGATGAAATATTTGAGACTTTAACACTTATACAAACTAAAAAACTAAAACCATTTCCATTGATATTATTTGGAAAAGAGTATTGGGACGGACTTTTACAGTGGTTAAAAAAGAATGTTTTAGAAATTGGTTATATTGATGAAGAAGATTTAGAAATATTTAAAATTATGGATAATATAGATGAAGTTGTAGATTACATAGAAAGTTGGTATATTAAACATTCAAAAGAGTTAGGAGAGTTTTAATATGGTTTTTGATACAAAAAATTTATCAGAAGACAAAATATACAAGTTAATGATTAGTACTATAGTTCCAAGACCTATCGCTTGGATTTCAACAGTCTCAAAAGATGGTATATACAACATTGCACCGTTTAGCTTTTATATGGGTATATCTTCATCTCCACCTTTAGTAGCTATCTCTATTGGTAAAAAAGATGAAAAAAAGAAAAAAGACACATGGAAAAACATTGAAGAAACAGGAGAGTTTGTTATAAACGTTGTTACATACGATTTAGTAGAAAAAATGAACATTACAGCTCTTCCATTTGACGAAGAGATTGACGAGTTTAAAGAGGCAGAGTTAACACCTATACAGTCTGATTTAGTAAAAGCACCAAGGATAAAAGAATCTCCCATTAACATTGAGTGTAAAAAGTACATGATTTTAGAAATAGCAGATATGGGACTGATTTTTGGAGAAATTTTAAGATACCATATAGATGACTCACTTTTAAATGAAAAAGGTTATGTGGATAATAAAAAATTAAAAATAGTTGGAAGGTTAGGAGGAGCTGACTACTGCTATATATCTTATGAAAATATATTTACTTTAAAAAGACCTGATAAGAGGTAAGAAAGATGAACAGCGAGCAAATTGAAAAGTTAATAAAAGAAAAAAATCTAAAATTAACAAAACAAAGAAAAGATATACTCAAAGAATTATTGAAAATAAAAGGACACTTTGAAATAGAAGAGCTTGCCTACAAACTTAAAGATAAAAAGATTAAAGCTTCAAGGGCAACAGTTTACAGAACTTTGTCTATTTTAAAAGATCTTGGACTTATAAACGAAGTTATAAAACATGGTAATAAAACCTATTATGAAGTAAATTTAAAAGAACATCACGACCATTTAGTGTGTTTATCCTGCGGGAAAATAATTGAGTTTCAGGACGAAAAAATAGAAAAAATTCAAAATAAAATTTGTAAAAAGTTTAAGTTTAAACCTTCTTACCACAGACTTGAAATTTTTGGTATATGTAATGAATGTCAAAAAAAGTTAAAAAAGAGGGGCTAACCCCCTTTTTTATTAGTGATGATGACCACCTATTCCGTGAGCATGTCCATGTAATATCTCATCTGGAGTAGCTTCTCTAACATTTACAACTTCAATTTCAAACACAAGATCTCTTCCAGCTAAAGGATGGTTTAAATCGACTGTAACAGTGTTTTCATCAAAATCAACTACAACCATACTAATAATTTGACCCTCTGGAGTTTGAGCTTGTAAAGGTAATCCAACTTCAAGGTCAATACCTTGGAAGTACTCTCTTGGAGCTTTTTGAATTAAGTTTGGATCAGATAGACCATAAGCTTCTTCTGCTGGAACTTCTATAACTCTTTTTTCTCCTTGTTTCATTCCGTACATTCTTGACTCTAAACCGGGAATTATTTCTCCCACACCTGTTAAAAATGTTAGTGGTTGACCTGCACTTGCATCAATCACTTCTCCAGTTTCTTTGTCCTTGAGTGTGTACTCAAAAGACACAACTTTTCTGTCTCCTACTTCCATACTATAACTCCTTTAAAAATATTTAGCACCTTAAGGTGCTATACGGATACTCTCAGATAAAGATAACCCCGAACTACCTTTATTTGAAAATACCCTCAAGATTAAATATCTCTTTTTCTTTTTTCTTGTTAAAAATATAAACCTTTTTTTCTGAATTTTCAAGGGTAATAAGTATAACTTTTTTAAAACCGTTTTTAAATGCAAAATCCATAGACTTATCAACTTCTCTTTTAACTATGTCCCTTGCAACAGAAAAACCTTTTTCTCTTAAATACTTAGCTATCTGATAAGCCAAAGTCTTATCTTCTGTTGTATCTATAATGTAATAATCTTTCTGAAGGTTCAAATCTAAATTTAACTTTTTTAAGTAATCAAAAAGATACAGTGTTTCAAAGGCAAAACCTGTAGCAGGATAATTACCGTTATACTGATTTAACAGTCTATCGTACCTTCCACCGTAGCCAACTGGCTTTGGAAAATCTTTAATGAAAATCTCAAAAACCATTCCTGTGTAGTAATCAAACTCTCTGGGTTCTGATAGGTCAAAAAATACATGTTTGTGAAGGTCGTATTCTTGTAAAATTGTGTATATTTTTATAAGTTCTTGTAAAACTTGATAAATTTCTGGATAATCTTTAAGCTGGTCTGCTTGAGTTTTTATCATATCAATACTTCCGTTTAATGTAGGCAAAGAGATAATAAAACTCTTTAATTTCTCATCTATGTTTAAATCTTTTACGAAATTTTCTAACTTATAAATCTCCCTGTTTTTAATATAACTTAAAAATTCTTGATACTCACTTTGAGAAAGGTTTAAAAGTTGCTTTAAAACTTGCAATAGTTTTACGTTGTTTATATCTATCTGAAAGTTTTCTATTCCTAAGCTTTTTAGGCAAGAGGTTGCAACTGCTAAAACTTCTGCATCAGCTTCCAGCTGTGAAACACCTATTAACTCTATACCTATCTGTTTTCTTTCATAAAGTTTATTACCTTTTGGAACAGTATATCTAAATACATCTCCACTATAATAAAGTCTAATAGGGAAGTCTTTATCTTTTAAAGATGCAATGTATCTTGCTATCTGAGTTGTAAAGTCTGCTCGTAGTATAAGTATTTCCCCTTCAAATCTATCTATAATTCTAAATAGATTTTTTCTTATATCAGGAGAGAAAATGTGGCTGTGAACATCATAGTACTCAATCGTAGGAAGGATAATTTTATCATATCCCCAAAGTTTAAAGATTTTTTCTACAGTTTTTTCTATATAATCTAATAGAAAGCTGTCTTCTACGCTAAAACATCTAACACCTTTTGGTAAATCTATCTTCACTTTACTATCCTTAAAGTGCATCTAAAGCGGGAACAAACTCTTCCCCAAGATAATAAGTATTGTTTAGTTTGTATAATATAGGTCTTACTGGGTCGTAGTCTAATATTGAGTAAGATGCATTATCACAGCCAAAGCTCCAGAACTTATCCATATCAAGATTTAAACCAGATGTTAAACATGCTCTTATAGGTACTGTGTGGGATACAACCACTACCGTTTCACCTTCATGTTTTGACAGCATATCAGCTAAAAATTTTTTAACTCTATCAAAAACGTCCTTTAAAGATTCTCCATTTGGAAAGTTAACTTCGTGAGGCTGGTATATCCACTGTCTAAACATATCTGGGTATTTTTCTTTCACTTCATCAACTAACAACCCTGACCAATCTCCGTGGTCAATCTC
It includes:
- a CDS encoding ferredoxin — protein: MVKLKVVVDRTLCEGIGVCVPEAPKYLVLDKRHKAVILEPGKDKEKLFQEVAEKKRQEVVLELSDDESEDMFRAAEACPVKAIFIYDPDTGEQLYP
- a CDS encoding sulfite oxidase-like oxidoreductase, which gives rise to MRRIISPINFRPDRLPPGQHWTDKLIILGISDPPELNLSEYRLKIFGEVEKPVVLTWEDILDLEPVELVADFHCVTRWSCKDVVWQGFHVDELKKIINIKPTAKSVMIHSLDGYTTNVPIEYFFDEDVIFAYKLFGKPIPPDNGYPLRLIVPKLYSWKSAKFVSGIEFMPEDRPGFWEMRGYHILGEPWKEQRYSY
- a CDS encoding Fur family transcriptional regulator, whose amino-acid sequence is MQRRNTNQRKIIYEIVKSTNIHPTADWIYERARFYISNISLGTVYRNLKILKEEGFIIEINDGKQSRFDARTDRHYHFKCVKCDAIYDIDLDIIQINMDLKRLSKKGFKVVDVNIDIEGICPKCAKGDRLEKNN
- a CDS encoding BamA/OMP85 family outer membrane protein — protein: MRIKSIFFILMLFLGDAYCSDDIIISNYQLPKNNALEVYEKTKDLELLKTLFQQTDDFESVEIKDNKLVLKRKPILKALNISGNKSFWKSEIKAITGLNENYTFDSSLLQSIPLRIRQFYADKGFLFATVDITSNYTPEGYATINLKINEGKKTKLNDIIFLSDQNISELDKITFLKVLKLKNGDYLYFDEIEKKIDNLMTFIRKSGYYDAFINLQDIEQVNENYANLYIAINFGTKYNVNFIGNKTFNENELRKLLTLEENGFNYYQLNQSKERIIDFYKGNGFLDVNVSYEVSESEDLYKGLYSLFSIININIEEGKRYKVDKLEIKTDTPEIKDNISKIVSDYYNKKELKDFLEKIEQKFYSEGYLSVNYSLKETIKDKGLVDIEISFFKGKKYLLTKINQENYKTKIDGKLPKVYNPSEIVEIQKTLKKSLQEDGFLDGDVLLNITTQEKEDKVEVIANFIYEKGSIYKNGITFIYGSNHLNTEVVKWQLRVKDTFDPKVLDMAITRLYDSRLFDYVNPVFLKNEEEKVLDKAIILHDDKRGLLQGSVGYSTDQQFKVSTALILKNLFKYGLESSIYLERSNFQTNYRLSFGSRLLPYSLTSFVSVYKNTQYRRYFDLSSQGFDFFVEKFHNKFVKSRITFESKDSSLDKLTLPSPVKSYSQFKISLSLTDDHRNSKIDPKKGYLFISKISQSFKDVNYFSGELSLRFYQEFLNYVVFSPRFSTGYIFKNNNYLPASERYFLGGISSLRGFGIDEVAGEKGIGGNSYILINNDLRFLVYPKYNIYLLTFYDLGNVYTDFKEYKSHKFRETAGIGIYVPTPAGSLILDYAKKLDRKVGESGYRIELSIGLDF
- a CDS encoding RNA-guided endonuclease InsQ/TnpB family protein, which gives rise to MDTITLTLNIQISKKSAVNKLSKASKTFQHFKNLIYITAYEYFKHTKNITPFLSVNFLEKYIKGKEKLPFENQKIKDMQKQLIDLWQNKIGSDTAKMLINVIVRECKSIIAKWKTEEKANLPLPRKLSKLHFYTIETNPNMIIDKRNLKRGKSNHIVVRIGKSFGSIKIKVPEGINTNHLKIIWRKEGFIDVFLTYQQPLEKLKLNKDNFLSIDIGINNFISTISNKENVRSFIINGEPLKAFNQWVNKLSAKLQSENKEKEHKLLWNYRDKRISQFFASVSNLLVSLALKENIGTIVISKGLMEEYQKESDKGKRFNQTFRAIPFGKFIQMLKYKCQIAGIDLIITEDESYTSKTSSITGDLKAKEFNGKRVKRGLFKDHITNKVYNADLNGALNVAIKGIGRKIREQFLKLPNWLDKLSRPIKVNLFNKYSASVLKDIADSISLSKDRRRTPLETVC
- the tatB gene encoding Sec-independent protein translocase protein TatB, whose amino-acid sequence is MFGIGFQELLLIMIVALIVLGPQRLPEVARALGKFYREIKSSVDEVKSSVVNDLSSVKNIEKEIKVEDYKPVKNEETLKTSFDEEFEKEIKKSENKKEVEREKISFKKESKEV
- the tatC gene encoding twin-arginine translocase subunit TatC produces the protein MENQQLPEAPITEHLAELRTRLIRIVLALIIGTVVAFTKANYLFELLKQPLLKVNPNLKLYFLSPTEPFFTAFKISFLAGFIIVSPFVFYQVWKFIEPALYEHEKKLALPFVFFTTLFFAIGCLFSFYLVLPVAIGFFINFGNIQLGAEAIFSVKEYISFILRMILAFGLTFELPVILSLLARLGLITPEFLQKSRPYFIVLAFIVAAILTPTPDVFSQLMLAIPLILFYEISIIMAKILYPKSTKYKELQNE
- a CDS encoding TIGR00730 family Rossman fold protein, producing the protein MNNYIINELKKEESWRLFKIIGDFIDGFEVMPDYQPSVTVFGSSRVKEGNNYYDSARQLGFKLAKKGFTIVTGGGPGIMEAANRGAFEAGGNSIGLNIKLPKEQKPNPYLTLTLNFNYFFARKVMLVKYATAFVLFPGGYGTLDEIFETLTLIQTKKLKPFPLILFGKEYWDGLLQWLKKNVLEIGYIDEEDLEIFKIMDNIDEVVDYIESWYIKHSKELGEF
- a CDS encoding flavin reductase family protein is translated as MVFDTKNLSEDKIYKLMISTIVPRPIAWISTVSKDGIYNIAPFSFYMGISSSPPLVAISIGKKDEKKKKDTWKNIEETGEFVINVVTYDLVEKMNITALPFDEEIDEFKEAELTPIQSDLVKAPRIKESPINIECKKYMILEIADMGLIFGEILRYHIDDSLLNEKGYVDNKKLKIVGRLGGADYCYISYENIFTLKRPDKR
- a CDS encoding Fur family transcriptional regulator; translation: MNSEQIEKLIKEKNLKLTKQRKDILKELLKIKGHFEIEELAYKLKDKKIKASRATVYRTLSILKDLGLINEVIKHGNKTYYEVNLKEHHDHLVCLSCGKIIEFQDEKIEKIQNKICKKFKFKPSYHRLEIFGICNECQKKLKKRG
- a CDS encoding FKBP-type peptidyl-prolyl cis-trans isomerase; the encoded protein is MEVGDRKVVSFEYTLKDKETGEVIDASAGQPLTFLTGVGEIIPGLESRMYGMKQGEKRVIEVPAEEAYGLSDPNLIQKAPREYFQGIDLEVGLPLQAQTPEGQIISMVVVDFDENTVTVDLNHPLAGRDLVFEIEVVNVREATPDEILHGHAHGIGGHHH
- the hisZ gene encoding ATP phosphoribosyltransferase regulatory subunit, yielding MHFKDSKVKIDLPKGVRCFSVEDSFLLDYIEKTVEKIFKLWGYDKIILPTIEYYDVHSHIFSPDIRKNLFRIIDRFEGEILILRADFTTQIARYIASLKDKDFPIRLYYSGDVFRYTVPKGNKLYERKQIGIELIGVSQLEADAEVLAVATSCLKSLGIENFQIDINNVKLLQVLKQLLNLSQSEYQEFLSYIKNREIYKLENFVKDLNIDEKLKSFIISLPTLNGSIDMIKTQADQLKDYPEIYQVLQELIKIYTILQEYDLHKHVFFDLSEPREFDYYTGMVFEIFIKDFPKPVGYGGRYDRLLNQYNGNYPATGFAFETLYLFDYLKKLNLDLNLQKDYYIIDTTEDKTLAYQIAKYLREKGFSVARDIVKREVDKSMDFAFKNGFKKVILITLENSEKKVYIFNKKKEKEIFNLEGIFK
- the pspA gene encoding phosphoserine phosphatase PspA; amino-acid sequence: MVRIIFVRHAESLWNPIGRYQGRLDPELSERGHRQAKLIGKALKKYNPSALYSSPLKRTYQTAEYISQELNLPIIKNEDIIEIDHGDWSGLLVDEVKEKYPDMFRQWIYQPHEVNFPNGESLKDVFDRVKKFLADMLSKHEGETVVVVSHTVPIRACLTSGLNLDMDKFWSFGCDNASYSILDYDPVRPILYKLNNTYYLGEEFVPALDAL